TCTATCTTCAAAAATCAAATCTGCTTCAGCAAAACCTTCCTCCACATTGCCCGCTTCCGCCTTGATTTCAGCGACCTTATTGCCGCCGGGATGAATTTGCGGTGCATCGGCCTGTAACGCTTCCTCCGGATCAAAAACGGCAGGCAGCTCTCCATACTCAACTTCAATTAACCGGATGGCTTTTTCTGCGGTTTCCAAATCCTCAGCCGCTACTGCCGCCACCCTGTCGCCTACAAAGCGCACCGTATCATCGAAAACATATTCCACTTCCGGAATTTTGTGCTCGTAAAAACGCATAGCGCTGTTGTAGGGAATACGCGGCGAATTTTTATAAGTAAGCACTGCCTTCACGCCAGGCAAAGCTTCCGCCTTGGAGGTGTCGATATGCTTGATTTTAGCATGGGCTAACGGGCTGAACAGCAGCTTAGCATACAGCATATGTGGTAATTTCATGTCCGCAGTATATTTCAACTGTCCGGTTACCTTCAAAGCTGCATCTCTGATGGGACGACCTGCACCTACATAAGTCAATTTTTCCTTACCCATTATGCTTCACCTCTCATCCTGCGGGCTGCCAGTTCAATGGCATCCATGATTTTGATATAGCCTGTACAGCGGCAAAGATTGTTGTCCAGTGCTTCTGCAATTTCCTGCCTGGTGGGGTTGGGGTTTTTGTCCAGCAGCGCTTTGGCAGTAATAATCATGCCGGGAGTACAAAAACCGCACTGAACGGCACCTGCTTCCACAAAGGCCTCTTGAATAGGGTGAAGACTTGTCCCTTGGGCTATCCCTTCTATGGTAACGATTTCTTTCTCTTCAGCCTTGATGGCCAATACCGTACAGGAATTGACCGCCTCCCCGTCTATTAAAACTTTGCATGCGCCACAATCGCCGGTATTGCAGCCACACTTGCTTCCGGTCAGGTTAAGCACCTCTCTTATTACATAGAGCAGTGTCCAGTTTTTCTTAACTGCCACATCGTAAATCTTAGCGTTGATTTTAAGCTTTATTTGTTGCATCCTTGCCCCTCCTTTGACCTTAACGCCTGCAAGCCTTGCAATAAAAAAATAGGAATACTGCGAGTAGAATTGCTACCTTAATTCTACCACAGATACTCCTACTTTTGTTGAAAATATGCAAAATTTGTCTTGAATTTTTAACAATGCTAAAAAAATTGTAACGACAGATACATAATGCTCTTAATCGTACTTTAAAACGCACAAATCACCGGGTTCGGTGCCTGTAGCTTCAATGCTGCCGGCAGGCAATTCTGCAACGCAGTAAGCTTCTTTGACGACGGGACTCCTTTTAAAGCTTTTTAGCCCGGCAATGGTATACTTAACGCCCCCTGTTTTATCTAAAAACAATACATCGATGGGAAAGCGCATAAAACAAGTATGGATGGCATTGCATGGTTTAAGCAGCAGGCAGTAACCTTTGGCCAACTCCCTTTTTCCCATCAACCCCAGCAACCTCTTATGAAAAGTATCAGCTATTATTACCCGGTCGGCTATGACAGCATTTTTAGAAATATTGAGCAGCAAGCATTATCTCCCCCCCATTGCGGCAATGAATTGCAATACTGCGGGGCCTAAAAGCACTATAAAGATGCAGGGAAAAATAAACAACACCAAAGGCAAGAGCATCTTGACCGGGGCCTTCATGGCCTGTTCTTCAATGCGCTGGCGGCGCTTTTGCCTGATAGACTGGGACTGCAGCCGCAACATATTGCACATGCTGACTCCCAACTGATCAGCCTGGACTACGGCGCCGATAAAATTTGACAAGTCATCTACCTCCAGCCTTTTGGCCAGATCCTTGAGTGCCTCCCTCCGGGGCTTGCCGATCTTAATTTCCTGCAGCACCCTTTTAAATTCTCCCGCCAGAGTCGTAGAGCTTTTTTCCACTACCTTGGCCAGAGCCGCGTCAAACCCAAGGCCTGCTTCCACGCACACTGTCAACAGGTCCAATACCTCGGGCAACTCTTTTTCAATAACGCTGCTGCGGGTGACAATTATTTTGCGCAGATAGAGTTTTGGCAAGTAAAAGCCGGCCAAGCCACAGCTAATAGGCAGAATAATGTTGGCCCTCATCCCGCTCAAAACTGCCAGCAAATATCCTGCAGCCATGAAACCAAAAGCAATGCATACCTGCAGACCTACAAACTCCTGGACCGTGAAATTGCCCGGTTGTCCCGCCAACACCAACTGCCGCTCCAACCCTGACTGCCTAAAAGGCATGAGCCGCGCAATCTTTTGGGCCAGTTGCCCAAACAAAGGGCGAAGGATCCGCTGGCTGAAGGGAACACTCAGTTCAGCGCTGATGGCATCTTGTGGCTCACCGACTGTTGTTAAATTGCGGAGACGCTCTTTAATATAAAGCTTCCGCTGGTTTGCAAACTGGTAGAATAAGATGGTAACAACGAAGGTCAAACATGCGCTGGAAACAATGATTATATAAAACATACCATTCACCTTAAACTTTAAACTTTAATAATTTAAACTTCAATATTGACAATTTTTCTAATCAATGAAAACCCTATTGCTTGGGACAATATTCCGCCGCCCATAAGCACTAACCCCAGGGGATTAGTAAACAGCACCAAAACGTAATCACGGTTGAGCAAAAACAAAACAAACAGTAAAAATACCGGCAGCAGCCCAATAACTACACCCGATATTTTCCCTTGTGCGGTAAGGGTTTTTATTTCCCCCTTGATTCTAATCCTTTCCCGAATGGTATGTGAAATATTGTCCAGCACCTCAGCCAGGTTGCCCCCTACTTGCCGCTGGATCAAAACTGCGGTGACAACCAAATCCAGGTCTTCACTGCCTACCCGCTCAGCCATAGACAAAAGCGCTGCATCCACTGCGGAACCCAGTTGAATTTCCCGTAAGGTTCTGCTGAACTCAGCAGCGATTGGCGCCGGCATTTCCTTGCTCACCAAGTCCATGGCCTGTAGAAACCCGAAACCGGCCCTTAAAGAATTGGCCATAATGAGCAGTGCGTCCCCCAGCTGGTAATTCAACTGCTTAATGCGTTTGGCTTTGAGACTCCCCAGCATCAGCTTAGGCCAAAAGAGACCTACAGCGGCAAAAAGCAGGCTGACTACCGGATCGCCCGTAAATATAAAGCCAGCGATGGCAAGAAGTGAAATTACTAAAACAACAGCTGTAAAAAATTCCTCCCCACGCATCATTACTCCCGCTTTCAGCAGTTCTTGACTTATTCTGGACAAATAAGTTTTTGGAGCAAAAAGATGTCCAAACAGGCCAAAGACTGCTTTCCAGCTCAATACCGCTTTTCGTTGCGGCCTTTCGTCGAGGTTTTTAAGGTAATTTTGCAGTCGCTCAGCCACTACACGTTGTTCCCGACTAAAGTATTGTTGCAAAAGAAAGATAAGACATAACGTCCAGCAAAAAACCAACGCGACGACAACCAGTTTGCTCACAAGTTCTTGCCTCCAAACCGGGGGTTGGCGCTTCCAAAGCCCATAAAGGGGGAGAAGATATTTTCAGGAAGCACTACACCCGCTCCTTTAAGTTGATCGCTGAATTTTGGCCGTATTCCGGTAGCCCTATGTACTCCTTTTACCCTGCCGTAATCATCCACTCCCTCCTGCTCATAGACAAAAATATCCTGGGTAACAATAGTGTCCCCCTCTAACCCCAGCACCTCTGTTAAGTGAGTAACCTTTCGGCTGCCATCCCGCATCCTGCTTTGCTGTACGATGAGGTCAATAGCGCCGGCTATTTGCTCCCTAATAGCGCGAACCGGCAAATCCATTCCCGCCATTAGGACCATGGTCTCCAACCTGGCCAGCATATCCCGGGGTGAGTTGGCATGGCCGGTGGTAAGAGAGCCGTCATGTCCTGTATTCATGGCCTGCAGCATATCAAGTGCTTCTCCGCCCCGCACTTCCCCCACAATAATCCGGTTGGGACGCATCCGCAGGGAGTTACGCACCAGGTCGCGGATGGAAATAGCTCCTCTGCCTTCAATATTGGGAGGCCTGGTCTCCAAGGAAACAACGTGGGGCTGGCGAAGCTGCAGTTCAGCAGCATCCTCAATGGTTATAATTCGTTCATCAGGGGGAATAAAGGAGGAAAGACAATTGAGAAAGGTGGTTTTTCCCGAACCTGTACCCCCGGAGACCACAATATTCAAACGCGCTTTAACACACGCTTCCAGGAATTTGGCCATTTCCACCGACAGGCTGCCAAAGCGGATTAAATCCTCAATGGTAAAAGGATCCTGTGAAAATTTCCGAATAGTAATGGTTGGCCCGTTCAAGGCTACCGGAGGAATGATGGCGTTAACCCTCGACCCGTCAGGCAGGCGGGCATCTACCATGGGCATGCTTTCATCAATCCTGCGGCCTAAAGGGGCAACTATTTTTTCAATAATATGGAGCACATGCTCGTCATCCCGAAAGCGGATAGCGGTCTTCTCCAGCCGGCCATTTTTCTCCACATACACCTGATCGGCACCGTTAACCATAATTTCAGAAACTTGCGGATCCCGGAGCAGCGCGGTAATTGGTCCCAAGCCCACAACCTCATCATAAAGCTCAGCAGCCAGTCGTACTTTTTCCATCCGGGAAATGGCAGGCGTTTCCCGCTCCAGAATTTGGTTAATCATGCTGCGGATTTTTTCCTGGTCTTCTGCCCGAGTGGCCTCAATTTTATTTTCTTCCGGAAGCTTTTCGATTTCTTCGATCAGTTTCTGGTGCAGCCTGATTTTTATATCCCAGTAGGGATCTTTTTTGCTTTTCCCCGCTTCCTTTTCTTCCGCCTCTACAGCTTCATGCTGCTTCAGTCTTTCTAAAAGGGACATGGTTCTCACTCCTAGACGCCAATTATAAATCTATTAACGTTTAACTTCCTTTGATTTACAATTCTCGATCAGGGTTGCTGGTTATTGGTTGTTAGTTGTTAGTTATTAGTTATAAAATAACCAAAAGCTTGGGCCAAAACTGTTAGCCAACAACCATCAACTAACAACTGACAACTGCTCTACAGGCTGAACATACTGGCCAAAAGTCCCGGCTTTTTATTTTGGGCAGCTGCTGTCTTTGCTTTCTTTACCACCATTCTGGCCAGCTGTTCGATGTTTTCCGATATTTTGGCAGTCGGGTTAGTTACCACAAAAGGCGTGCCCCGGTTTACCGCGGTAATCACCACTTTATCGCTGGGAGGCAGCTGGCATAAGATTGGCAGTCCCAAGGTCCGTTCCACATCCTCCGCCCGCAAACCGTAATCTGAGCATGAGTTGTTTAATATAATGCGCACCTTCTCTTTAAGCCCCAGCCCCTCCAGCACTTCCAGGCACAGCTTGGCATTTTTGATTGCCGGTAAATCCATGGTCAGGACCAGGTGGATCTGGCTTGCCAGGTCCAGAGCTGACAAAACGTTTTCGTCAAAGGCAGCGGGGGTATCTATTACCACGTACTCATAAGTTTTTTGCAGAGCTTTAATTATTTGTTCCACATGCCGATTGTCAATTAAATCAGCATACTGGGGCCTGGCCGGCGCCGACAGCACGCTTAGGCCCGTAGCAGGGTGAGGCAAAACGTAGCTTTGTACCAAGTCGGCATCTATCAGTTCATTTTCCTGGACAAGTTGGGCCAACGTCTGCTTGGGAAAGATATTGAGCATGGCCGATACATCCCCGAACTGCAGGTCCAAATCCAGGAGGACAACTTTTTTCCCGCTGACCTGATGCAAACTGACCGCTAAATTGGTTGCAACCGTGGTCTTGCCTACGCCGCCTTTTGTTCCGAATACTACTACAGTCTGAGGCTGGCTCTTTGTCCCATGATGCTCGTCCGAGACGTTTTTCTTCCGGTATTCCAGCTGATAGATTTTTTTTACGCTGTTTAAAAGATCTTCGCTGGAAAAGGGCTTGCAAATATAATCCCTGGCGCCTGCAGTCATGGCCCTTTTTATGTACTCAAATTCGCCTTGCACAGTCATCATAATGACGCTTACATCGGGATATTGGGTAGAGATTTGTTCTGTTGCGCTAAGGCCATCCAGCACCGGCATATTTATGTCCATCAGGATGATATGAGGTTTAATTTTGTCTACCTTATTAAGGGCTTCTTCGCCGTTTTCCGCTTCACCGACTACTACTATTTCCTCATCCAATGCCAACAACCGGCGGACGTTATCCCTGGTTTCCTTGATATCGTCAACAATCATCACCTTGATTGGCATAATTCTACCTTCTTTCTAACAAATCTTCCACGCGCATGGCAGGAATTGATTCCCTTTTTTCGTCTACCGGTGACCTTAAAAGCAGCCTGATGCTTCCCCGCTCCGAGGCCAACACCAAAGGCCGGGCTTCCAAGGGCCCCACTGCCAATGTAACAGTTTTAATGTCCTTTTCACTGCTGCCGCTTTTCTCCAGGTTGCGCCCCAAAGCCAATACTTGAATGTTCTGCAAAATAATGCTGGTTTGGGTTATTTCTTGCCCTCCCACCTTAAAGTCCATGGTGGCCAACACATCGACTTTGTCTCCCGGGCGGAGATTATAGCCAACCCCTGATACTTCATTGACCTGAACGGCTACCGCACGGTAACCGACAGGTACCCGGTAGGATAAGCCTCCCCTGTTACTGTCTGTTCCCACCAGTCTGGATTTAAGCACCTGTTCCCCTTTATAAATGGGTACCTCAGTAATTTTTCCTATGACTACGCTGGTGTCCTCCACTGCTTCCTCGTGCCTGTATTCGCTGGGCAGCCTTTTCTTTTCCAGCATGCTTAACGTAACCCGCGTATTGGCCGGGATATTTTCCTTAGCAACTACTACTTCTTTGTAAACCCTCGGGTCCAAAGTCTTCTGCAAATGATCCAGGTAGAGATAAACGCTTCCGGCGACTAGGATACTTAAAATAACTGCTAGGACAAATAACTTTTTGCTCACAAATTTTCTCCTCCGATTTACATAGCAAACTGGTTGATAGTTGTTGGTTGTTAGTTGTAGCAACTAACAACCAATGGCTAGAGCTTACGCTGACGGCCGATAGCTAACAACTACCGGATGAGTCGCACTCCGTTTAAACCGAAATAGGCCTGATCCGGCGAACTGTCGCCAACAGTAGTTGACTCCACAAAATAACCTTTCACATAAGAATCGTTTCCAACTCCCGTTTCGTCCTGTAAAAAGAAGGCAGCAAAACCCATAATCTTGACTCTTTTTATCTGGTTTTTAGAGTCAACACTGGCCGGCTCGTAAACAGGCACTATTACCAGCCGAGGGGATCCGCGCTCGAAATCGTTGATTGAACTGGACGGATCCTGATTAATCCGGTATTTGATGGCCCTGAAAGTAGGCCCTGACATGTTTCCCGTTTCAGTGTCAACCACGTCACCAACTTTAAGTACTCCCTGATACCCTTCCCGCAAATTCTTTTCATACCTGCTTGCGCCATTTCCTCCCAGGGAAAGAGCTCCGAACTCACCTGAGCCTATCGTAGGAGGAGCTCCGGTCTTTAATGTGTACAGCCGGCCAAATTCAAAATCGGCATTTTCCACCGCCAGGGGTATTACTCCCTTGACGCTGCTAATCGCTTGAGATTGGGCTGTTGCCGAGGCTGTGACTTTCACTTGTTCATGACCTAAAAACCTGGCAAAAGTGAGCTGTGTTTTCCGGCTAACTGTAACCCGCACCGTATTCAAAACTGTGTCTACTTCTACAGCCACCTCGTCCGGCAAGGCCCCGTTGAGAGTTGCATACTCCAGCGTTACTTCTTCCGCCAGTTCGTCATGGTAGGGCAATTCCTGCGCTCCCGCCAGCGCCGCAGCATCAGCCAAATTGGCAAGTCGGAGCCGGGTAGTGTAGAGCATTCCTGCATCCACAACCAAAGCAGCAAATCCAAAGAATACGGTCAGGCCAATAGCCACTATTATTAAAGTGCTGCCTTTTTCCCCCTGCCAAAACATAAATTATTTCCTCCTACTCGACCCGCATTACAACTTCGCCCTCTACAGTAAGGGGATTGGGCAATATTTGTTTAATAAAAGGTGCGTACAGTTCCACCGGGTAAGATACTCTAACTCTTACCTCTTCCCCCCTGACCCTGGTGCTTGGAGCGATAGTAATTTTCACATTTTCCGCTGCTAAACTGGAAGAAGCATTCAAGACAACCTCTTCGGTATCGATATCGTTGAAACCTACTGCCGCAGCCCGTGCCCCTTCCCTGGCCGCATGGTTTACTGTCAAATATGCGCCGTATACCCGGCCAAACTCCACAATTCCAAAAACCAGGAGCAACAGGACCGGTAAAATCAAAGCCAATTCTACAAGAGCCTGGCCTTTTTCCTCTTTTAGAAACAATCTTCTCACCTCACCAACAAAGTGAGCACCGTACCGGCAAAAATAGCTGTGCCGTAAGGAACGACTGTGGTCATCCCCTCTCTTATAGGTGGCAGCCATCCGTACCTCTGCTTGCCTCCCGTTATAGCTACCAGCTTCAAGACCTGCCAAAGGCGTTTAGTGGTTTCACCCAGCTTACCCTTTTGCAACAAATAAATAAATATATAGATACCCCCAAAAATTGCGGCAAAAAGAGCCGTTTGCAGCACAAACTCAGCACCTTTTAATGCACCTATAGCTGCTAAAAGTTTCACATCCCCCGCGCTTATCCCGTTTAACAGGAAAGGAATAAATAAAATACCCAATCCCGTAAGCAATCCCCCAAAAGAAGTTTTAAGACCACTCATTCCGTTATCTATAAAATGCAGCGTCAAACCCAGAGACATGGCACTCAATGTAACCCAGTTATAAATCTTTCTGCGGGTAACGTCCGTAAAAAAGCTGATTCCAACTGCCAGCAATACAATTACATCCATCTACTTAATCACCTGCCTAAAGAAACATGGCTTGTTCTAGGTTATAATTCGGCTGAATCTTTATTTTCAACTAATTGATCTACGTGCCCTATTATCCCAAGCTAAAAGTTGACCCTACTTAAAAGTAGGGTCAAGGGTTGCACCTTAAGGCGTCGATGCTTGTGTAAGACTCGCAGTTATTGAATCATAAATTGCCACTAACTGCGGTCTCATTAGGAACAGAGCTGCTATTACGGCTATTGCAATAACTCCCAAAATCAGTCCGTACTCTGTCATAGCTTGTCCTTCTTCTTCCTTCCAAAGTCTTTTTAGCAAATTCAACATTGTCTGCACCTCCGGGTTTTTTAATTTACCTAACTCTTGCAACTGTTTCTGTTTTGGTAATTTAATTGTATCTGCCTATGAACAA
This region of Zhaonella formicivorans genomic DNA includes:
- a CDS encoding (2Fe-2S)-binding protein, which gives rise to MQQIKLKINAKIYDVAVKKNWTLLYVIREVLNLTGSKCGCNTGDCGACKVLIDGEAVNSCTVLAIKAEEKEIVTIEGIAQGTSLHPIQEAFVEAGAVQCGFCTPGMIITAKALLDKNPNPTRQEIAEALDNNLCRCTGYIKIMDAIELAARRMRGEA
- a CDS encoding DUF192 domain-containing protein encodes the protein MLLNISKNAVIADRVIIADTFHKRLLGLMGKRELAKGYCLLLKPCNAIHTCFMRFPIDVLFLDKTGGVKYTIAGLKSFKRSPVVKEAYCVAELPAGSIEATGTEPGDLCVLKYD
- a CDS encoding type II secretion system F family protein, giving the protein MFYIIIVSSACLTFVVTILFYQFANQRKLYIKERLRNLTTVGEPQDAISAELSVPFSQRILRPLFGQLAQKIARLMPFRQSGLERQLVLAGQPGNFTVQEFVGLQVCIAFGFMAAGYLLAVLSGMRANIILPISCGLAGFYLPKLYLRKIIVTRSSVIEKELPEVLDLLTVCVEAGLGFDAALAKVVEKSSTTLAGEFKRVLQEIKIGKPRREALKDLAKRLEVDDLSNFIGAVVQADQLGVSMCNMLRLQSQSIRQKRRQRIEEQAMKAPVKMLLPLVLFIFPCIFIVLLGPAVLQFIAAMGGR
- a CDS encoding type II secretion system F family protein, with protein sequence MSKLVVVALVFCWTLCLIFLLQQYFSREQRVVAERLQNYLKNLDERPQRKAVLSWKAVFGLFGHLFAPKTYLSRISQELLKAGVMMRGEEFFTAVVLVISLLAIAGFIFTGDPVVSLLFAAVGLFWPKLMLGSLKAKRIKQLNYQLGDALLIMANSLRAGFGFLQAMDLVSKEMPAPIAAEFSRTLREIQLGSAVDAALLSMAERVGSEDLDLVVTAVLIQRQVGGNLAEVLDNISHTIRERIRIKGEIKTLTAQGKISGVVIGLLPVFLLFVLFLLNRDYVLVLFTNPLGLVLMGGGILSQAIGFSLIRKIVNIEV
- a CDS encoding CpaF family protein, whose protein sequence is MSLLERLKQHEAVEAEEKEAGKSKKDPYWDIKIRLHQKLIEEIEKLPEENKIEATRAEDQEKIRSMINQILERETPAISRMEKVRLAAELYDEVVGLGPITALLRDPQVSEIMVNGADQVYVEKNGRLEKTAIRFRDDEHVLHIIEKIVAPLGRRIDESMPMVDARLPDGSRVNAIIPPVALNGPTITIRKFSQDPFTIEDLIRFGSLSVEMAKFLEACVKARLNIVVSGGTGSGKTTFLNCLSSFIPPDERIITIEDAAELQLRQPHVVSLETRPPNIEGRGAISIRDLVRNSLRMRPNRIIVGEVRGGEALDMLQAMNTGHDGSLTTGHANSPRDMLARLETMVLMAGMDLPVRAIREQIAGAIDLIVQQSRMRDGSRKVTHLTEVLGLEGDTIVTQDIFVYEQEGVDDYGRVKGVHRATGIRPKFSDQLKGAGVVLPENIFSPFMGFGSANPRFGGKNL
- a CDS encoding response regulator, producing MPIKVMIVDDIKETRDNVRRLLALDEEIVVVGEAENGEEALNKVDKIKPHIILMDINMPVLDGLSATEQISTQYPDVSVIMMTVQGEFEYIKRAMTAGARDYICKPFSSEDLLNSVKKIYQLEYRKKNVSDEHHGTKSQPQTVVVFGTKGGVGKTTVATNLAVSLHQVSGKKVVLLDLDLQFGDVSAMLNIFPKQTLAQLVQENELIDADLVQSYVLPHPATGLSVLSAPARPQYADLIDNRHVEQIIKALQKTYEYVVIDTPAAFDENVLSALDLASQIHLVLTMDLPAIKNAKLCLEVLEGLGLKEKVRIILNNSCSDYGLRAEDVERTLGLPILCQLPPSDKVVITAVNRGTPFVVTNPTAKISENIEQLARMVVKKAKTAAAQNKKPGLLASMFSL
- the cpaB gene encoding Flp pilus assembly protein CpaB, whose amino-acid sequence is MSKKLFVLAVILSILVAGSVYLYLDHLQKTLDPRVYKEVVVAKENIPANTRVTLSMLEKKRLPSEYRHEEAVEDTSVVIGKITEVPIYKGEQVLKSRLVGTDSNRGGLSYRVPVGYRAVAVQVNEVSGVGYNLRPGDKVDVLATMDFKVGGQEITQTSIILQNIQVLALGRNLEKSGSSEKDIKTVTLAVGPLEARPLVLASERGSIRLLLRSPVDEKRESIPAMRVEDLLERR
- a CDS encoding pilus assembly protein TadG-related protein → MFWQGEKGSTLIIVAIGLTVFFGFAALVVDAGMLYTTRLRLANLADAAALAGAQELPYHDELAEEVTLEYATLNGALPDEVAVEVDTVLNTVRVTVSRKTQLTFARFLGHEQVKVTASATAQSQAISSVKGVIPLAVENADFEFGRLYTLKTGAPPTIGSGEFGALSLGGNGASRYEKNLREGYQGVLKVGDVVDTETGNMSGPTFRAIKYRINQDPSSSINDFERGSPRLVIVPVYEPASVDSKNQIKRVKIMGFAAFFLQDETGVGNDSYVKGYFVESTTVGDSSPDQAYFGLNGVRLIR
- a CDS encoding TadE/TadG family type IV pilus assembly protein, whose product is MFLKEEKGQALVELALILPVLLLLVFGIVEFGRVYGAYLTVNHAAREGARAAAVGFNDIDTEEVVLNASSSLAAENVKITIAPSTRVRGEEVRVRVSYPVELYAPFIKQILPNPLTVEGEVVMRVE
- a CDS encoding A24 family peptidase — its product is MDVIVLLAVGISFFTDVTRRKIYNWVTLSAMSLGLTLHFIDNGMSGLKTSFGGLLTGLGILFIPFLLNGISAGDVKLLAAIGALKGAEFVLQTALFAAIFGGIYIFIYLLQKGKLGETTKRLWQVLKLVAITGGKQRYGWLPPIREGMTTVVPYGTAIFAGTVLTLLVR
- a CDS encoding Flp family type IVb pilin produces the protein MLNLLKRLWKEEEGQAMTEYGLILGVIAIAVIAALFLMRPQLVAIYDSITASLTQASTP